From a region of the Melospiza georgiana isolate bMelGeo1 chromosome 23, bMelGeo1.pri, whole genome shotgun sequence genome:
- the LOC131093026 gene encoding collagen alpha-5(IV) chain-like produces MASGEVGRREEQQENRAAGERDWDVVCQGSPAFLIRELRGGLWPGIWGLIHPPGFGISSIPQDFESHPFFWVFGISSLPWDLGISSILQRFGVSSIPQRFGIPSIPSGFGISSVPSGFGDLIHSLGFGDLIHPPRIWGVIHSSRIGSFIHPPGFGVSSILLGFGISPIPQDLGSHPSPGDLESHPSIWDLGSHPSTGIEDFIHPPGIWGLIHPPGFGISSVPQDFESHPFFWVFGISSIPWDLGSHSSSRDLGFHSIPWDLGSHPSLGFEVSSVPSGFGISSIPQGFRISPIPWRFGVSSIPQDSGISSLPPGSHPSLRTGDLTHPLGFRVSSVLLGIWDFIPPLGFGGLIHPPGLGVSSIPWGREGNSQPKHPPGAGEPCGDPEEEEEERQQRCPDGFPPAWT; encoded by the exons ATGGCATCAGGAGAAGtgggcaggagagaggagcagcaggagaatcGGGCAGCAGGGGAG CGGGATTGGGATGTTGTTTGTCAGGGCTCTCCTGCGTTTCTCATCAGGGAGCTGCGAGGAGGCCTCTGGCCAG ggatttggggtctcATTCACCCCCCAGGATTTGGGATCTCGTCCATCCCCCAGGATTTCGAGTCTCATCCATTCTTCTGGGTATTTGGGATTTCATCCCTcccctgggatttggggatctCATCCATCCTCCAGAGATTTGGGGTTTCATCCATCCCCCAGAGATTTGggatcccatccatcccatcagGATTTGGGATCTCATCCGTCCCAtcaggatttggggatttgatCCAttctctgggatttggggatttaaTCCATCCccccaggatttggggtgtcATCCATTCCAGCAGGATTGGGAGTTTCATCCACCCCCCAGGGTTTGGGGTCTCATCCATTctcctgggatttgggatctcgCCCATCCCGCAGGATTTGGGATCTCATCCATCCCCTGGAGATTTGGAGTCTCATCCATCcatctgggatttggggtctcaTCCATCCACCGGGATTGAGGATTTCATCCATcccccagggatttggggtctcATTCACCCCCCAGGATTTGGGATCTCGTCCGTTCCCCAGGATTTCGAGTCGCATCCATTCTTCTGGGTATTTGGGATTTCATCCATcccctgggatttggggtctcaTTCATCCTCCAGAGATTTGGGGTTTCATTCCATTCCCTGGGATCTGGGATCTCATCCATCCCTGGGATTTGAGGTCTCATCAGTCCCATCAGGATTTGGGATCTCATCCATCCCTCAGGGATTCAGGATCTCACCCATTCCCTGGAGATTTGGGGTCTCATCCATCCCCCAAGATTCGGGGATCTCATCCCTCCCACCAGGATCTCATCCATCGCTCAGGACTGGGGATCTCACCCATCCTCTGGGATTTCGAGTCTCATCCGTTCTTCTGGGTATTTGGGATTTCATCCCTcccctgggatttgggggtctcATCCATCCACCAGGACTGGGGGTTtcatccatcccctggggaagggaag GAAATTCCCAGCCCAAACATCCTCCCGGGGCGGGGGAGCCCTGCGGGGatcctgaggaggaggaggaggagcggcAGCAGCGAT
- the BTG2 gene encoding protein BTG2 has product MSQRHSQRRGPRADMVPEIAAAVGFVSGLLRTRGCVSEQQLQVFSGALREALTEHYRHHWFPEKPSKGSGYRCIRVNQRMDPLLSRAAGQGGLAVPQLFQLLPRELTLWVDPYEVSYRIGEDGSICVLYQAARPHHASPYGGMLTCKNQMMLGRSSPSKNYIMTVSS; this is encoded by the exons ATGAGCCAGCGCCACAGCCAGCGCCGCGGGCCCCGGGCCGACATGGTGCCCGAGATCGCCGCCGCCGTGGGCTTCGTGTCCGGCCTGCTGCGGACGCGGGGCTGCGTCAgcgagcagcagctgcaggtcttCAGCGGGGCGCTGCGGGAGGCGCTCACAG agCACTACAGACACCACTGGTTCCCCGAGAAGCCCTCCAAAGGCTCCGGCTACCGCTGCATCCGCGTCAACCAGAGGATGGACCCTCTGCTGAGCCGCGCGGCGGGGCAGGGCGGGCTGGCCGTGCCccagctgttccagctgctgccccGCGAGCTCACGCTCTGGGTGGACCCCTACGAGGTCTCCTACAGGATCGGCGAGGACGGCTCCATCTGCGTCCTCTACCAGGCCGCCCGGCCCCACCACGCCAGCCCCTACGGAGGGATGCTCACCTGCAAGAACCAGATGATGCTGGGCCGCAGCAGCCCTTCCAAAAACTACATCATGACTGtctccagttaa
- the FMOD gene encoding fibromodulin, with product MPRPTTLILILAGLCASSLGQYNEEEDLAWLQYYLRQSRASSYNYVPYYEEESPAYAYSYPSATDTEPEPEPEPQQAAPWRCPQECDCPPNFSSAMYCDTRNLRYLPFVPSRMKYVYFQNNLVTSIQEGAFDNATELEWLALHNNQISSDKMGKKVFGKLQRLERLYMNNNNLTRLPSPLPRSLRELHLSYNQISKVPPNALEGLENLTALYLSHNFIFEMGASLKGLKSLILADLSYNNLRKVPDGLPASLEQLYMEYNYINAIPDEYFQVSPRLLYVRMSHNSLTNQGLSSNTFNSSSILELDLSYNRLQKIPRVNTNLENLYLQGNQIDEFSISSFCSVVDVVNYSRLQVLRLDGNAIKRNAVPPDAPLCLRRATVIEI from the exons ATGCCTCGGCCCACcaccctcatcctcatcctggCCGGGCTCTGCGCGTCCTCGCTGGGCCAGTACAACGAGGAGGAGGACCTGGCGTGGCTCCAGTACTACCTGCGGCAGTCCCGCGCCTCCTCCTACAACTACGTGCCCTACTACGAGGAGGAGAGCCCCGCGTACGCCTACTCCTACCCCAGCGCCACCGACACGGAGCCGGAGCCCGAGCCCGAGCCGCAGCAGGCGGCGCCCTGGCGGTGTCCCCAAGAGTGTGACTGTCCCCCCAACTTCTCGTCGGCCATGTACTGCGACACGCGCAACCTGCGCTACCTGCCCTTCGTGCCGTCGCGGATGAAGTACGTCTACTTCCAGAACAACCTGGTCACCTCCATCCAGGAGGGCGCCTTCGACAACGCCACCGAGCTGGAGTGGCTGGCGCTGCACAACAACCAGATCAGCAGCgacaagatgggcaagaaggTTTTCGGGAAGCTGCAGAGGTTGGAGAGGCTCTACATGAACAACAACAACCTGACCCGGCTGCCCAGCCCGCTGCCGCGCTCGCTGCGCGAGCTCCACCTCTCCTACAACCAGATCTCCAAGGTGCCTCCCAACgctctggaggggctggagaacCTCACGGCGCTCTACCTCAGCCACAACTTCATCTTCGAGATGGGCGCGTCCCTCAAGGGGCTCAAGTCGCTGATCCTGGCCGACCTGAGCTACAACAACCTCAGGAAGGTCCCCGATGGGCTGCCGGCCTCGCTGGAGCAGCTCTACATGGAGTACAACTACATCAACGCCATCCCCGACGAGTATTTCCAGGTGTCTCCCAGGCTGCTCTACGTGAGGATGTCCCACAACAGCCTGACCAACCAAGGGCTCTCCAGCAACACcttcaacagcagcagcatcctggagCTGGACCTCTCCTACAACCGGCTGCAGAAGATCCCGCGGGTCAACACCAACCTGGAGAACCTCTACCTGCAGGGGAACCAGATCGACG AGTTCTCCATCAGCAGCTTCTGCTCCGTGGTGGACGTGGTGAACTACTCGCGGCTGCAGGTGCTGCGGCTGGACGGCAACGCCATCAAACGCAACGCGGTGCCCCCGGACGCGCCGCTGTGCCTGCGCCGCGCCACCGTCATCGAGATCTGA